From a single Silene latifolia isolate original U9 population chromosome 6, ASM4854445v1, whole genome shotgun sequence genomic region:
- the LOC141588605 gene encoding uncharacterized protein LOC141588605: protein MDFIVGLPRTQKGNNMIWVIVDRLTKSTHFIPMKDTWNKAELSKAYVKNVVKLHDVPKDIIFYRELSIGMTPFEALYGRKCRSPVYWDNRTDAVVLGPEMIQEMVEQVHIIRQKMRAAQDRQKSYADLKRSDIEFSVGDKVLLKVVGEVAYRLTLPPALDRVHNVLHVSQLRKYVSDPTYVLEHEHIEIDERVSYVEEPKEILEIKVRKTRNGETALVKVLWSNYKVEEATWEAEAAMRDQYPSFMVSTVLCVGDMGWLLTG, encoded by the exons atggatttcattgtggggttgcctaggaCTCAGAAGGGGAATAATATGATATGGGTTATTGTGGATCGATTGACTAAGTCAACTCACTtcattcctatgaaagatacttggaatAAGGCTGAGTTGTCTAAAGCTTATGTCAAGAATGTGGTGAAGCTTCATGATGTGCCTAAGGATATTATTTTTTATCGTGAGTTAAG TATTGGCATGACACCTTTTGAGGCATTGTATGGGAGGAAGTGCAGGAGTCCAGTGTATTGGGATAACAGAACAGATGCGGTTGTGTTAGGACCTGAGATGATACAAGAAATGGTGGAGCAAGTGCACATTATTCGTCAGAAGATGCGTGCGGCGCAGGATAGACAGAAAAGCTATGCAGATTTGAAGAGAAGTGATATAGAATTTTCCGTGGGAGATAAAGTGTTGTTGAAAGT aGTTGGAGAGGTAGCTTACCGTCTAACACTACCTCCAGCTTTGGATAGGGTCCATAATGTGCTTCATGTTTCACAGttgaggaagtatgtgagtgatcctactTATGTACTAGAGCAtgagcatattgagatagatgaGCGTGTGTCTTATGTTGAGGAGCCTAAAGAAATCTTGGAAATAAAAGTGAGGAAGACTCGTAATGGTGAGACAGCGTTGGTGAAAGTTTTATGGTCTAATTATAAGGTGGAAGAAGCTACATGGGAAGCTGAAGCTGCAATGCGAGACCAGTATCCTAGTTTTATGGTTTCAACCGTGCTTTGTGTGGGTGATATGGGTTGGTTATTAACGGGTTGA